One region of Danio rerio strain Tuebingen ecotype United States chromosome 5, GRCz12tu, whole genome shotgun sequence genomic DNA includes:
- the epd gene encoding ependymin precursor has product MHTVKLLCVVFSCLCAIGWASHHSHRQPCHSPQLTSGTMKVVSTGGHDLASGEFSYDSKTNKFRFVEDTTHANKTSYMDVLIHFEEGVLYEIDSKNESCKKETLQFRKHLMEIPVDATHESESYMGSPSLTEQGLRVRVWNGKFPELHAHYSLSTTSCGCLTVSGSYYGEKKDLFFSFFGVETEVDDLQVFAPPAYCEGVSFEEAPDDHSFFDLFHD; this is encoded by the exons ATGCATACAGTCAAGCTGCTCTGTGTGGTGTTCTCTTGCCTCTGCGCCATCGGCTGGGCTTCTCATCACTCTCATCGGCAGCCATGTC ATTCACCACAGCTGACCAGTGGAACGATGAAAGTG GTTTCCACAGGGGGTCATGACCTTGCATCTGGAGAGTTCAGTTATGACTCCAAAACGAATAAATTTCGTTTTGTTGAGGACACCACTCACGCGAACAAAACTTCTTATATGGATGTGCTCATACATTTTGAAGAG GGTGTACTCTATGAGATAGACAGTAAAAATGAGAGTTGCAAGAAGGAGACTCTGCAGTTCCGCAAGCACCTGATGGAGATTCCCGTTGATGCCACTCACGAGTCTGAGAGTTACATGGGTAGCCCCTCTCTCACCGAGCAGGGACTCAGAGTTCGTGTGTGGAACGGAAAGTTTCCTGAACTTCACG CTCACTACTCTCTGTCTACCACCTCCTGTGGCTGTTTGACGGTCTCTGGCTCCTACTATGGCGAGAAGAAAGATCTTTTCTTCAG CTTCTTCGGTGTTGAAACAGAAGTTGACGACCTTCAAGTATTTGCACCTCCGGCCTATTGTGAGGGTGTGTCATTTGAGGAGGCTCCAGACGATCACAGCTTCTTCGACCTGTTCCACGACTGA